In Shewanella sp. GD04112, the sequence TGGAGTACATTATGATTAAAGAGACTATTTTAAAAATAACATCGAAACTTCAGCAGGTTAGCACCAAAAGCATTCAAGGTACAAACTAAAATTACCAAATTGGTAGAGAAACCTCACATACCGAGAAGTTAACGAAATGGGATGAAAGGCTCGGAGCATTCATTTGTTCTTTCTAACAAAAGATTTATACAGTAAGGTGTAACAAGAGTTTGTTTCCTTTGACCAAAAACCAGCGTAAATCAGCTTCTTAGAAAACGTAGAGAGGGTTCAACTCCCTCGATACGTTTCATGTATTCAAGATTGGTTTTGAAATCAACAGACCACACTGATGTCCGAAAGGCGCGTCATGGTGGTTAGCGAGACGACCGTCCGCCCCATGGACGGGGCGGTCGAGCATCCACGGATGGACTAGCTGCGAGTCGGTGAGCGAATGCCATGACAAGCCTATATGCTGAGCATGTATGCTGACACTAACCCGATGCTCACAAGCTAAATCTGCATTGTCTAATACTCTGATATTAAACAGCTTTAATTAAAATTCCCCAACACATTTTACCCAATAAAAAAGCCAGCAAACTTTAAACTTGCTGGCTTTTTGCCTAACTAATTCACTCGCTTTATTTCACCGCGAGAACAGTGAATCAAAGCGACTCAACTAAGACTTTTTCGGAAACACCGGATAAGAGGCGGTGCCAAGCACTTTGCCATCGACTTCGACACCGTAGTAGTCATTGTCGTTATGGTATTTCTCCTGCGCTTGTTTCACATCGCCCTTATTGCGGGGGTCCTGTGGCCGTTCATGGGAGTTAATGTAAGCCGCAACGTCCCAAGCCTGTTGATTAGTCAGCTGCATACTCTTAGCGAAGGGCATGTTTTCATAAATGAAGAATGCGGCCGTATTGACCCTGTGCATACCTGCGCCCCAGTTGTAGCTCTTAGGACCCCATAATGGCGGCAGAGAGTAAACACCCGCAATCGCTTGGCCTTGACCATCGGCGCCATGGCACGCTTGGCAGTGAGCGGTATACACGGCTTTACCGCGCTCGGGTGAGAACGCGAGCTCAGGTTTTGGGATCTCAGGATAACCACGGCCAGGCAGATTTGCGCGTTGATCCACTGTCATGGCTTTGGCTAGCGTGTCAGGCAGCTGGAAATCCTCACGTTTGGCGCCTTTTACCAATTCGGCATCGCTGAGTTCTGGCACTGGGCCATCAAGGTTAGCCGCATCCATTAAACCACTCATCCCTAACCAGTAGGCATAAGCAGATAGCGCGACCAGCTCGGGGCTGCCCGCAGCGGGAGCTTTACCGTTCATCGAATAGTTAAAACAGCCTTGTACCCTTTCTTCAAAGGTATTTACTTTATCGTCTTTTTTACGGTACGCGGGATACGCAAAATAGGCGCCCCAAAGCGGTGACGCATTCGCCTTACGGCCCGCATCCATATGGCAGTTGGCACAGTTAAGCTCGTTACCCACATACTTATCTCTCAGCTGCTGGGTATTCACAAATAACTGATAACCCGCGCGTACTTTATCGCCGAAGGCCCCTTCGGGAATCGCACTTAAGGGTCTTGGGGTTAAATAACTTTGATCAGGATTTTTAGGGACTGAGGGCAGTGGCGCTTGTTTATCGGGTAACTCATTCGCAGCCTGCACTTGAGCAGTCAGCACGCCCATTGCGGCCAATAGTAAGATGGCAGAAGATTTCATGGCCGGCTCCTTATTTCAAATTCGCAAAGTAGTTCGCTAAGGCATCCACCTCGGCGGCGGTCAGCTTGTTAGCCACATTGGCCATCATGCCGTCCACATCTCCCTTACGAGTGCCAGCTTGCCACGCCAACAGTTGCGTCTTGATATAACTGGCCTGCTGACCCGCTAAACGTGGGAACAGGCCGCCGCCTAAACCCGAGGGGCCATGGCAAGTCACGCAAGCAGGTAAGCCGCGAGACCAATCACCTTGATAGGCTAAGCGCGCGGTATCGTCGCTAAAGGTCACCTGCTCACCACGGATCACCGGCTTGACCTCAGTCTTAGGTGATTTGGCGGAGAAGTAACTCGCCACTTGCTCGATGCCATCACCTTGCAATGTCATCGCCATCGGCATCATGGTCGCGTTTTGGCGCACACCGGCCTGAAAATGTTGTAATTGGGTGGTGATGTATTCTTTCGAGAGTCCCGCGAGACGAGGGCCGAGGGGTTCTATGCCCTCGCCTTCGGCGCCGTGACAGGTCACGCAGATTTGTCCCGCTGGCGGGACTGCGGTTGGATTGGCTATGGCTACAGAGGTCAAGGCACAGCCGTAGATCAGCGTGATGCCTTTGGCTAATGTTCTAATTTTAATATTCATTTTCTATCCTTGAACATACCTTGAGTAGAACTTAAGCGGCTCTAGTGATAGCCAAGTCCTAAACCTAGGTCGTTATAAAGAGATAATTGAGTGGTGCGTTCACACGTTTAGCCCACACTAAACGAGTTTGTACCTTACTCCTCGAATCTCCACTGAACAAGCATTAAAAAAATCTAATATTAAGTTCTTAATAACCAAATCGAGTCGCTTCAAAGCTATTCAATAACTTATGAAGCAGGTAACAGAGGAATAACGTCGCCACTATCGCCACAAAAATACTGCTCACCCGGTACAGCGCACTAAAAATTAGGTCGTTGCCAGGGGTTAAGTATTGGCCAAACAAAATCCCTAAGGTGGTCATGGCACCAAAGCCAACCCCTGAGCCACTCGCCTCCTTCACATGGGCCTGCGCAAACAACATAAGCCCAACCCACAGCAGCGGCACAATCAGGATCAACAATCCGGACCAATCGTAGAGGAAGAGTTGCACCATCACCCCAAACGACACCCCAAGCAGAGTGCCCAGCGCACGTTTACGGGCATAATCCAGCGCCCCGTTCCAATGCATGGGGAACAGGAGTAACAGCGTGGTCGCCTGTGCCGACATGGAGTCACGCAAATCGAAAATTTGAAACACTAAGAAAGAGAGCGTGGCAATACTGGCACCGAGTAAAGCTTCGTGGCGCATACGGTGCGGCGCCTTAGGACCGGGTTTGTAGGCAGGACGAGGCTCGACATCCGGCCAGAGTGCCGTCATCAGATAAGCAATAACCACAGACAATCCCGTCGCCCAGAAATTACTAAAGATTAAGTCATTGAGATCTGTGCCCGGATAGCTGGCAAAATGCAGCATAATGCTCAAACTCAGCACGCCATTGGCACCAAACAGAAATAGGCTACCGCGGGACATAGCCGCAAAACGATATAAAAACAGTAAAAAGACAATCGGCGTCATCAATCCGGGGTGACTACCGAAGAAACCGCCGAGTAAGCCGACTTCAAGCCCCGCCATGGCCGATGAGGCCAGTAACTGCCGCATCGCATGGCCACTCATCACAGGGACGAGTCCCAGCAATAACATTGGGGTTACCGTAAAAAATACCCCATTACTCCACCCAAAGAGCTTACAGAGGGTAAAGCCAATGGTGCCGCCAGTGGCAATGCGCAAACACTGGCGTAAGTCATTGGTGGTTAAAGGGTTGTGGCGTAACAACATGCGAATGGCCTTGAGATTAATAGATGTAATGGAGCAGGCTAATGACCTTAATCTGCACCTTGGCTAGCAGGCTAAACAGCGTATTGTCAGGCAGTAATTGCACAGTGGCACGCGCACCTGCTGGCAGATTATTCATCGCATCGTCGTCTAACACTAAATGTAGTCTTAAGCGCTGCGCATCGCGCACCCAACGGTCGGACTCCTGCGGCGCAGCTAAGCGGCCATTGGCATCAAACTGCCCCGCACTCACACCGGCGTCGACACTGCTCACTTGAGCGCGATATAAACGGCCTGGCTCACCATCGAAGGCGATTAATGCTGGGTAAGATGCGTTAACGCCACGTAAGGTCTTTTCACGAAAGTCGGCAATAATATCTAATTTATCAGAGACTAAGGCGAGTAGCGGCTGGCCTACTGCGGCAAAACTGCCCACTTCGAGTTGCAGGTTGGTCACCACCCCATCTTGGTCGGCACGAATTTGGGTGTAAGACAGGTTCAGCTCAGCTTGCTCTAAGGCATTTTTCGCTTGGCGCACTCTTAGGTTTTCTTCGCCATAGAGGCCACGGCTGACTTTGAGTTTATCGAGACGAGCATTAGCGGCTAACAGATTCGCCTCGGCGGCGTCCGCATCACTATCGGCCTGATCCCGTTGCTGCTGCGACACACCATGGGTGGCATACAGTGCATCTAAACGTTTGGCTTCGCGACGTTTTAGTTGAGCCGTAGTGGTACTGGCATTCACTTCCGCCTTGGCGGCTAACAACGAAGCATCTAGCTCGGCATTGTCCTGACGCACTTGCTCTAGGGCCAATTTTGCCTGAGACACGGCTAACTCAAAGGGTGCTGGGTCGACTTGAAACAGTAAATCGCCCTTGGCGACCACTTGGTTATTCTTCACATTAATGGTTTGAATCTTGCCGCTGATCTGCGGGGTCACCTTAGTTACCACACGGGTTGCCATGGCCTGTGGGGTCAAGGGCATCATAGCGTCGGCAAACATAAAATAGCCAAACACAGCCACAAAACCGAGCATGGCGATTTTTACGAGGCGGGCAAATTGTTGATCCGGTGTCATCTTATTTCTCACTCAAGAATTTCTGTGCTCTTAGCCAACTTGGCTAAGGCGTTATCACTGATTAGGCTAATGATGCGTTCAAACTCACCAAGCTCGCTGGCGCTGATCCCAGCCAACAACTCTGCGCGCACTTGAATAATCCGCGCTTCGACTTGCTTTAATACATCCTTTCCCGCGGGCGTTAGCGATACGATTCGCGCGCGCTTATCTTTAGTGCAGCAATGACGCTCGACTAAACCTTGTTCCTCAAGCTGCCCTAACGTGCGCATCAAAGAAGCCAATTCAATTTCCAGCGCATCCGCCAACACCTTCTGGCTCACGTTGTCGCCCAGACGCAATAACTTCCACAATGCCGTCCAACGAGGATGAGTTAACCCGAGTGGTGCTAATTCCACATCCGCCACAGTGCGCCATAGTCGGTGCAAGCGGCCTAAATGTTCCGCTAGGGATAACTCCTTTAATCGCTCTAATTCTTTCTGCATCATGCTTACTCATTTACTTAGCCTGCTAAGCATTATACTTAGTTAGCAGGCTAAGTAAATATTCGCCACGAAAAAAAGATCTGTGCACGCTGCCACGAAATCCGCAAAACGGTATGAAACGGCGGTAGTAATATCGCTTGGGGAGGGGGGAATAGACGCAGAAGATGGTGACATCAATCTCATTAACCTATGAGATTAAAAACAATTTTTCCGAGTGCAACTTCAGTGCAAACCGCGCGGGCGGGGATGAACTCGCGCAGCTTTCAATGCGCTTAACGACTCTGCTCTCCCAATTTAAGATTTAGGAATTAGTCACTAGCCAAAAACAAAACGCCGCTAAATAGCGGCGTTTTTTTATGGATGTTTACTGCGTTATACCGCCTTTGGGCGAACCCCTAAGGTATGGCAAATCGCATAGGTCAGCTCGGCGCGGTTAAGGGTGTAGAAGTGGAAATCTTTAACACCTTCACGGGATAGCACTTTGACCATATCGATCGCCACGTTAGCCCCCACCAGCTGACGCGTGCCCGCATCATTCTCTAGGCCATCAAATTGCTTATGCAACCAGCTCGGCAGACTTACATTGGTCATGCCCGCGAAGCGTTTTAACTGGGTAAAGTTAGTCACGGGTAAAATGCCGGGGACGATTTCGACATCAATTCCCGCCGCAACGCAGCGGTCGCGAAAACGCAGGTAAGATTCAACATCGAAGAAAAACTGGGTAATAGCACGGCTCGCACCGGCATCGATTTTACGCTTGAGGTTAATCAAATCGGCCTGAGCATTAGCCGCATCTGGATGCACTTCTGGGTAAGCGGCAACCGAAATATCAAAGTCGGCCACTGAGCGCAGTAAGCGCACTAAATCCGCCGCAAAGCGAGTCGGTTTCGGGCTGCCCGCAGGCAAGTCGCCACGCAGTGCCACTATGTCGCGGATCCCCGATTTCCAGTAATGCTTCGCCAGATCTAACAATTCTTCGTCGCTGGCATCCACTAAGGTTAAATGCGGCGCGGCAACCAGATTGGTTTCTTTTTGAATACGTTCAATCACACCATGGGTGCGGTCACGCACGCCCGAGTTGGCACCATAGGTCACTGAAACAAACTTAGGATTCAGCGGCTCTAAACGGCGGATAGAGTTCCACAGGATCTGTTCCATTTCGGGGGTTGATGGCGGGAAAAACTCAAAAGAAACATTAATATCGCCATTAAGTTCAGACAAACTTTGGTTTAGCGAATGTGAATGTTGTGCGTGATGAAAAGCCATGTGTATTTCCTCAACCGCCCAAGTGCGACGCTCCATCGCGCTGGTACGACTTATAAATGCAGTAATTTAATCCATATGGACGTTTGGACGTCTATATGTCCATATACTAGAGAAACTGGCCGTTAAGTCAAGCCAAAAAATCCCCCTTTTTGGCATTTTCTTATCCCTCGTTGACCACCTTGATTTTAGTCCTGATCCTCGCCAATAAAAAAAGGACTCGAATGAGTCCTTTACGTCTATGAATATTGGCCGAATCAACTTGAAGATATGGAGGCTAACTTCTTCAAGTGTCTAGGTTTATGACTACTCTTGCAGCAGATCACGACAGATCTGCGTCAGATCCGATTGCACCGCTGCGGCAGTCACTTCACGCCCCGCACCCGGTCCACGGATAATCAGCGGATTACCTTGGTAGAAAGCAGAGCGGATCACAAACACATTGTCCCCAGGCGTGAGGTTAGCGTAGGGATGATTCGCATCAATCCACTGTAATCCCACCTCGGCTTTCAGGGCCGCGCCGCTATTGTCCAAGGAGGCGACATATCTCAGCACCTTGTTTTGCTCTGCGGCCGCACCGTATTGTTGCTGCAATTCATCATCCAGCTCAGCGATACGGGCAAGGAATTGCTCCAGTGGAATATCCGCTAAATGGGCTGGCACTAGGGAGCGCAGTTCAATATCCTCAAGCTCGATTTCCAGACCGATTTCACGGGCCAAAATCAGTAGCTTGCGCTGCATGTCGCGCCCAGAGAGATCGTCGCGGGGATCGGGTTCGGTAATCCCTAGGCCACGCGCTTCAACCACTAATTCCGAGAAGGGTTTGCTGGTATCGTATTTCTCGAATAACCAACACAGGGTACCAGAGAAAATCCCGCCGACGGCCTCAACCGTATCTCCACTGTTACGCAAATCGTTTAAGGCGTGCTGAATAGGTAAGCCCGCACCGCAGCTGGCGTTATAGCGCCAGAATAGACGGCGATAACCGAGTTGCTCCTTCAGCTCGCGGTAGAACGGCAGCGGGCCAGAACCCGCAAGCTTGTTCGCGCTGACCATATGGATGCCGCGCTCGAAAAACTCTGGGTATTGTAGGGTCAAACTGGCGCTGGCACTGATATCTAATGCAATCAGTTCATCGCAGTTAAGTTGTTCTAATTGTTCGAATAAGTGCTCATATTGCCAAGGTGTTGCCTCGGCATCGAATTCCTGCTGCCAGTTTTCCAAATCCACAGCCGTAGACTTGATCAGGGCTTTGCTGGAACTTACCAAACCGACGAGTTCGACACGCGCTTCAAGCTCTTGATTTAATGAGGGAGAAACTGACTTAAACAGCTTCACCCACGCCTCGCCAATATTGCCAACACCCAGCAGCAATACGCCAATGCGTTTACGCGGACCGGCGCAGCGGCGATGCACTTTTTGCGTCAGCAGATTAACCTGCGACTGTGGCACTAAGGTCACCAAACTTAAGTCACCACTGAACAAGGGCTTAGCGTCGCGGCTCAGTAAACGGGCAAAGCTGCGGCGATAATGCTCGGCATCGGCACTCACAAGCGCCACTAAACCGAGTTCAGTATTAATTTGCAGATCTTTAATGCCGAGGGCTTCGGCCTGCGCATCCAATAACTTTTGTACTTGTTTTTGGTTTTCAGCGGTATAGGCAAGCTCGAGTCGTTGATGCGCCGATAACCAATGGGCCAGTGGCGTTAATCCTGCTTCGACTAATTGCTCAAGCAGACTAGCCACATCGCCCGCGATCTTAAAACCAAACAACACCACGGCGTTTAGATTAGTCACCACGGGCGCACTCGCCGAGGAGCTGTGGGGAGCAATCAGGGTAAAATCGGTATGGGAGGCGTAGCTTGAACGTACGGCTAGGCTCACCTCAGTGTTAAACAGCGGCTGCAAAGTGCGCGAATGCAAAACAGGCGAGCCTAGGCGCGCCAAGCGGTCTGCTTCGGCGAGGGACATGCTCTTGAGTAATTTCGCATCGTTGATCTTATTCGGATCGGCGTTAAATACCCCTTCAACGTCGGTCCAAATGGTCACACGCTCAATGTCGGCAAGGCTGGCAATTAAGCTGGCGCTAAAGTCAGAGCCATTGCGACCCAATAGCAAGGTATCGCCACGCTCGTTGGCACAGATAAAACCTGTGATCACTAAACGCTCGTTAGGATGCGCGGCCAGTAAGGCTTGCACTTTGGCGCGGGATTCTTGCACACGAATTTGCGGTACGGCGGCCTCGTCGGCCACAAGAATCGAGCAGGCATCCACATGGCTTGCGGCCACGCCCGATTCACGCAGCAGCGCTGCCATCAGGCGCGCCGACCAACGCTCACCAAAGCTCACCACATGGTTAATTTGGTAATCATTACGGGAATCTAAAGATAACAGACTGATTAACTGAGCTTTATCCGTGGTTAAACGCTCACGCAGATCCCGCGCTTGCTCATTGGATAACAGCTGCTCAATCAAGCCTTGCTGATAGCTGATAAGAACTTGCAACTCTTCTTGCCATAATTGGTTGCTATCGCGCAGGGACAATAATTTATATAAAAAGTTAGTGGTTTTACCCGCAGCAGACACCACCACCAGATCATCACTATGACCATGGGTTAACAGAATATGGGCGACTCGGCGATAACAATCGGCATCGGCTAAGCTGGAACCACCAAATTTATGTAAGTGACAACGTGCCATCTCGAATTCCTCTACTGACAAGCCGCAACGGCGGCCAATCCTGCTTGAATATCTGCAACTAAGTCGTCGGCATCTTCAATACCAACCGACAAACGTAATAGGGTGTCTTTAATGCCAGCTTCATAACGCGCTTGGGGCTCCATCGCCCTATGGGTCATAGTCGCGGGCACGGCCACGAGACTCTCAACGCCACCTAAGCTCTCGGCCACGCTGAATAAACTTAAGGCATCTAAAAAGGCGACCACTTCGGCTTCGCCGCCCTTAAGCTCAAAACTCAGCATAGCGCCAAAGCCTTTTTGCTGCTTGGCGGCAATGGCATGACCGGGGTGATCCGCAAGGCCTGGATAATACACTTTGCTCACCAAAGGGCTGCTCGTCAGCACGTCCAGAATACGCTGGGCATTGCTTTGGTGCTCGCGAATGCGTACGGCCAAGGTACGCAGACCGCGCAGGGTTTGATAACTGTCGAAGGCAGACCCAGTTAAGCCTAAGGTGTTTGACCACCAATGTAAGGTCTCACCGAGTTGAGGATCTTTGGCGATCACCGCGCCGCCCACCACATCGCTGTGACCATTAATGTACTTAGTGGTGGAGTGGATAACGATATCGGCACCGAGTAACAGCGGTTGCTGCAAAATGGGCGAGAGGAAAGTATTGTCCACCACCACTAAAGCACCTACGGCGTGGCTCGCCTTCGCGATAGCTTCGATATCGACGACTCGCAGCAGAGGGTTTGATGGAGTTTCAATCCACACCATCTTAGGTTGTTGGGCGATGGCTTGCTCGAGCGCTTGGGCGTCGGTTTGATCGACCACCAGCAGTTTAAATTGGCCCTTTTTAGCCAAGTTAGTGAATAAACGGTAAGAACCGCCGTAACAATCGTGGGGCACCACCAGTAAGTCATCGGGGCCGAGCAAGGTAGTCACTAAAGTAATGGCAGCCATGCCAGTGCAAGTCACCACACCGGTTGCGCCCTTTTCCAGTTTAGCTAAGGCATCACCTAAGATGCTGCGGGTAGGATTGCCGGAACGGCTGTAATCAAATTCGCGAGGATTTTTATGACCATCGAAGGCGTAATTAGTCGACAGGTAAATTGGCGGCACCACCGCGCCATACTGAGTATCACTTTCGATACCCTGACGCACTGCTAATGTGGCTAATTGACGTTCGGTCACTAATTTGCCTGCGGTCATCGGGAACTCCTAAGTTCGCAAAGAGATGTCTGGACGTCTAAATGTACCTAAGCCCAGTGGCATCGTCAATAGGCGTTAAGACGTTTAGACGTCTAAACATAAAGAAATCTGTTTGCAATCACTAAGAAATAGTAGCAATAATTTGACTGTTATCTGTAAGGGTTTAAAATCTGCCCCGAATTTAGCGTTATAACAGGTGAGTCAATGACTGAATGGAATGGGGAATACATCAGCCCCTATGCTGAACATGGCAAGAAGAATGAACAAGTAAAGAAAATTACTGTGTCTATTCCGCTCAAAGTGCTAAAAGTCCTCACGGATGAACGTACCCGTCGTCAGGTGAACAACCTGCGCCACGCCACCAATAGCGAACTCTTGTGTGAAGCATTTTTGCATGCCTACACCGGCCAGCCTCTGCCTGATGATGCCGATCTGTCGAAAGATAGCCCAGACAGCATTCCCGCCGAAGCGAAACGGTTGATGGACGAAATGGGGATCGAGTGGGAAGATATGGAGTAACGCTTAAGCGTCCAATATCCTACTTATCATTAGGGATCGTTAATACTCATCTTGCCTGATGGGTTAGAGTAACGATCCCTATTTTGTTTTGATGGAATCCTATGTTCTCCTTGATAGATCCACAAACGCTCGCCATGGCGTCTGTGATTGTGTTTTTAGGTGCCCTCACCCAGAGTCTGATAGGCTTTGGCCTTGCCGTGGTGGCGAGCCCGTTGCTGTATATTGTCGACCCCGAATTAGTGCCCGCCCCCGTGATTGTGATGGGGTTTTCCATCGCCCTACTCACCCTACTGCGTGAACGCGGCCATTTAGAATTCAATGGTTTGCAGTATGCGCTAATCGGTCGTGTACCCGGAGGTTTTATCGGTGCCAGCCTGCTACTGTTTGCGCCGCAGCCGATTCTTGGTCTAGCGATTGCTGGCATTGTGGCAGTCGCCGTGGTGCTGAGCCTGTATAAATTGACTCTCCCCGTGAACAAAGCAACCCTGTTTGGCGCGGGCGTGGTCTCGGGGATCTTTGGTAATATTGCCGCCATTGGTGGCCCACCGATGGCGATTTTGTTGGCGGGTAAGGATGCCTCCAAATTTCGCGCCGCACTGTCGGCCTTCTTTATCTTCAGCTCGACCATAGCCCTGGTCATTCTTGGGGTGACGGGCCTACTCGAAATCAAGCATTTGTGGTTATCACTCATGCTATTGCCCTCAGTGTTTTTAGGCTATTTAGTGGCGGGCAAACTGGTGGGGAGTGTGGATAAACATAAGACCAAGATGGCAACCTTAGCCCTATGCGCTATCAGTGCTTTAGTGCTCACGGTGAAATCAGTGATTGAGCTATTGCCGCAATAATTACCGCAATAATTACCGCAATGAAATCCTGCTAATCGCCCCCATAAAAAAAGCACCGTTAATCGGTGCTTTTTGCTTGCAAGGGATAAATGATTCACCCCATAGATATTGCCGTTAACCAAAACACTAACTTAGATAGCTTTGTCCCGCATACACAATAAAGTGTCTCAGTGCTAACACGCCGGTTAAGCTGGCGCAGGCCACCATGATCATCGCCCCCTTGCTGTGGCGCGTCGCGGTCGGCAACAGCATAAATAGCAGTGGGATACCAAAACCAATCCCGACCACGCCAATCCAGAATACGCTCGCCCACACGCCAGAGGTGAGTGATGCCAGCGCCGCAGCCGCCGCTCCGCCCTTAAAATACAAGGCGCAGAACAACATAAACAGGAACATGATTTCGATTGCCATCACTGGCAGCTCTAAGCCATGCATTTTGGCTAAGGTCTTGTCGTGGCTATCGGTCTTGAACATCACCAGCGCCAGCACCGCATTAGCCGCCGCGCCCGCCGATAAACCAGAGACTAAAAACAGCGCTGGCAGTACCGCAGTGTTCAACATCGGATAGGCATTCATGGCCGAAATTAAGAAGCCAGTATAAGCACCCACGCCAATCGCGAGAATAAACAGCAGCACTTCAATCAGCTTTCTAAAGGGCATCAGCAGCTTAGCGATAGGCACGAGGAAACCTAAGCCCCACTTTGGCAGCTCATCGCGCAACACAAGAATCGCGTAGGCAAATGCCAAGGGGGAGTAAGCCAGTAGTGCTAAGACACCAATCGCCATTACAGACTGGAAGTTATAGTTGATTAAAATCAGCCAGAAGTGGAAAGGCTTAGTTAAATCAAACACTAAACATGCCAAGCCTAGGCAAATGGCCACTGGGCCAATAATGGCTGCGGCCTTGAGAATACTCGTCTCCCCTTGCGCTTGCTCCTTATTAAACCAACGCAGGCCAATGCCAATCAGCAAACTTCCGGCGGATAAGCCCGCCATAAACAGATACACGGCGATGATCCAATGCCAAGTGACGGGATCATATTGCGCCATATCGCCCCAAGTATTGTTCATAATCAAATCCCCCCTCTTTTGGTAGGAACGCGATATACCCTAGGCTGAGTGCCTAAATGGGTCTTATCTTGGTAAGTGATCTTAGTGTTGAGTAGCATAGCCACCTCACTCTGTGGATCGTTGGCATCGCCAAAGACTAAGGCATCGGTCGGACACACAGTCACACAGGCAGGCTCTTCACCCCGGGCCAAACGCGTGTCCTTACAGAAGTTGCACTTGTCTGCCACTTTGGTTTCGGGATTCATAAAACGTACCTTGTAGGGACACGCCGCCACGCAGTACATACAACCCACACACTTATCGCCATGGATTGAGACAATGCCATCCTCACCCACATAGGCCGCGCCCGTTGGACAC encodes:
- the metF gene encoding methylenetetrahydrofolate reductase, translating into MAFHHAQHSHSLNQSLSELNGDINVSFEFFPPSTPEMEQILWNSIRRLEPLNPKFVSVTYGANSGVRDRTHGVIERIQKETNLVAAPHLTLVDASDEELLDLAKHYWKSGIRDIVALRGDLPAGSPKPTRFAADLVRLLRSVADFDISVAAYPEVHPDAANAQADLINLKRKIDAGASRAITQFFFDVESYLRFRDRCVAAGIDVEIVPGILPVTNFTQLKRFAGMTNVSLPSWLHKQFDGLENDAGTRQLVGANVAIDMVKVLSREGVKDFHFYTLNRAELTYAICHTLGVRPKAV
- a CDS encoding DUF2955 domain-containing protein — its product is MLLRHNPLTTNDLRQCLRIATGGTIGFTLCKLFGWSNGVFFTVTPMLLLGLVPVMSGHAMRQLLASSAMAGLEVGLLGGFFGSHPGLMTPIVFLLFLYRFAAMSRGSLFLFGANGVLSLSIMLHFASYPGTDLNDLIFSNFWATGLSVVIAYLMTALWPDVEPRPAYKPGPKAPHRMRHEALLGASIATLSFLVFQIFDLRDSMSAQATTLLLLFPMHWNGALDYARKRALGTLLGVSFGVMVQLFLYDWSGLLILIVPLLWVGLMLFAQAHVKEASGSGVGFGAMTTLGILFGQYLTPGNDLIFSALYRVSSIFVAIVATLFLCYLLHKLLNSFEATRFGY
- a CDS encoding bifunctional aspartate kinase/homoserine dehydrogenase II → MARCHLHKFGGSSLADADCYRRVAHILLTHGHSDDLVVVSAAGKTTNFLYKLLSLRDSNQLWQEELQVLISYQQGLIEQLLSNEQARDLRERLTTDKAQLISLLSLDSRNDYQINHVVSFGERWSARLMAALLRESGVAASHVDACSILVADEAAVPQIRVQESRAKVQALLAAHPNERLVITGFICANERGDTLLLGRNGSDFSASLIASLADIERVTIWTDVEGVFNADPNKINDAKLLKSMSLAEADRLARLGSPVLHSRTLQPLFNTEVSLAVRSSYASHTDFTLIAPHSSSASAPVVTNLNAVVLFGFKIAGDVASLLEQLVEAGLTPLAHWLSAHQRLELAYTAENQKQVQKLLDAQAEALGIKDLQINTELGLVALVSADAEHYRRSFARLLSRDAKPLFSGDLSLVTLVPQSQVNLLTQKVHRRCAGPRKRIGVLLLGVGNIGEAWVKLFKSVSPSLNQELEARVELVGLVSSSKALIKSTAVDLENWQQEFDAEATPWQYEHLFEQLEQLNCDELIALDISASASLTLQYPEFFERGIHMVSANKLAGSGPLPFYRELKEQLGYRRLFWRYNASCGAGLPIQHALNDLRNSGDTVEAVGGIFSGTLCWLFEKYDTSKPFSELVVEARGLGITEPDPRDDLSGRDMQRKLLILAREIGLEIELEDIELRSLVPAHLADIPLEQFLARIAELDDELQQQYGAAAEQNKVLRYVASLDNSGAALKAEVGLQWIDANHPYANLTPGDNVFVIRSAFYQGNPLIIRGPGAGREVTAAAVQSDLTQICRDLLQE
- a CDS encoding HlyD family secretion protein, coding for MTPDQQFARLVKIAMLGFVAVFGYFMFADAMMPLTPQAMATRVVTKVTPQISGKIQTINVKNNQVVAKGDLLFQVDPAPFELAVSQAKLALEQVRQDNAELDASLLAAKAEVNASTTTAQLKRREAKRLDALYATHGVSQQQRDQADSDADAAEANLLAANARLDKLKVSRGLYGEENLRVRQAKNALEQAELNLSYTQIRADQDGVVTNLQLEVGSFAAVGQPLLALVSDKLDIIADFREKTLRGVNASYPALIAFDGEPGRLYRAQVSSVDAGVSAGQFDANGRLAAPQESDRWVRDAQRLRLHLVLDDDAMNNLPAGARATVQLLPDNTLFSLLAKVQIKVISLLHYIY
- a CDS encoding c-type cytochrome, which encodes MKSSAILLLAAMGVLTAQVQAANELPDKQAPLPSVPKNPDQSYLTPRPLSAIPEGAFGDKVRAGYQLFVNTQQLRDKYVGNELNCANCHMDAGRKANASPLWGAYFAYPAYRKKDDKVNTFEERVQGCFNYSMNGKAPAAGSPELVALSAYAYWLGMSGLMDAANLDGPVPELSDAELVKGAKREDFQLPDTLAKAMTVDQRANLPGRGYPEIPKPELAFSPERGKAVYTAHCQACHGADGQGQAIAGVYSLPPLWGPKSYNWGAGMHRVNTAAFFIYENMPFAKSMQLTNQQAWDVAAYINSHERPQDPRNKGDVKQAQEKYHNDNDYYGVEVDGKVLGTASYPVFPKKS
- the slyA gene encoding transcriptional regulator SlyA, with amino-acid sequence MQKELERLKELSLAEHLGRLHRLWRTVADVELAPLGLTHPRWTALWKLLRLGDNVSQKVLADALEIELASLMRTLGQLEEQGLVERHCCTKDKRARIVSLTPAGKDVLKQVEARIIQVRAELLAGISASELGEFERIISLISDNALAKLAKSTEILE
- a CDS encoding c-type cytochrome, with protein sequence MNIKIRTLAKGITLIYGCALTSVAIANPTAVPPAGQICVTCHGAEGEGIEPLGPRLAGLSKEYITTQLQHFQAGVRQNATMMPMAMTLQGDGIEQVASYFSAKSPKTEVKPVIRGEQVTFSDDTARLAYQGDWSRGLPACVTCHGPSGLGGGLFPRLAGQQASYIKTQLLAWQAGTRKGDVDGMMANVANKLTAAEVDALANYFANLK